The window AATGGGTCTAGAACGAGTCATTGCTTGGGTTTGTGGTTTGTCCCATATCCGCGAATGCATTCCATACCCAAGGATGATTTACAGGCTAAGCCCTTAATTTTTCTTAAAGGAAAATTTGCACTAAGGCCGATCTTTTTAAGGAAAGAGAGGCACCTTATGGCACAGCAAGCAACCCAAGTCTTAAACACATCTATAGAACAAGAAGCTTGGGATCTTTATGAGGTAGGATCAAACGAAGATGTTGTGGTTCTAGCCAAACGTCATCCAGAGAATTTTTATATCCAACACCTTAGTTATTTAGCGTTGTATGAACTGACTGGCAGAGCAACAATCACAGCTCCCAAAGGGATTTCAAGCCTAGCTCCTCTTGTAGAGGCCATCCAAAACCATGAAATTGGAAAAAGTGCAGAAGCTTGCAATAGTTTAAATTTATATTTTAATACCCAAACCAATCCTCTTTGTTTTTCCATCATCCAAACTGCGATTAAAATTTATTTTAGAGCAGAAGCTTACGAAGAAGCAAAAACAGTCATTACTAAGTTTAAAAAACAATGGAACGACAATTCTTTTGTTAAAGAAGAACTCATTTGTACATATTATTTGAAACGATATGATGAAGTGATCAAAGTTTTCCGTGACAATATGAAATTGTTAAACGATTCTGATATCCATAAACTTGTGGGTATGGCACTTCTCTTTTTGGATCGTCACAAAGAAGCCAATCTCATTTTTGAAAACATTCCTAATAAATTGAATCTACCTAGTTTTGAAGAAAAACGTAAAATGTATGATTCTGTTTATAACAAAATCGCTGAGTTAGAAGCCAAATCAAACTCTCTGGCTCATAAAGATTTAGAAGATATGGGTTTTGCTTATCTCTTCCATGGTGATTATGCAAAAGCAGAAAAAATGTTTTTATCTCTTACCGAGAAACTAAAATCAAAACTCTGCAACGTGTAAGATTTTTTCTTGTTTCGGGGTGGCTAAGAAATTTGGCCGCCTCGTCTGTAGGAATGATAAGATCCGTTTGGTTTTTTCCTGCAGTTCCTAATGCCAAAACAAAGTAGGGGTTCTTTCCTACTTTAGCTTCAATTCCTTTTCCCGTTTGTTCTTCCCTGTACACAATGTATCCAGTTTCAATAGCATAAGCTTCTTTTACATAAACGGGTGAATAAATATCTAAACCACGATCGGTTTGGATTTTTGGAAACAAAGCTCGTTTGAGATTGAGATGGCGTGCATCCACAATGAGGCCAGAAAATTCCACGGGAACCACTTCTTCACTGAATTCAGGAACTGATTCTGTTCCATATGCAAAAGGGATATGGGCAAGGATCCCATCTTTTCCTTTGAGTGGTAAACTGGCTTTCGCTTCCAAAATATTTTTAACAAATTGGAAATCGTATTCTTCTTTTTCAGAACCAATATAGGAATTGAGCCGAAGCCTTGCTTGTTGGTTTACTTGTGTGTATTCATAAACCGTATAATCTGCGTTAAATATTATGGATTCTAACCTTTGGCTGAGACGAACCCGTAGTTTTTCCCGGGCTTTTTTACGAGCCATGGAGTGAGCTTTCCCTTGGCTTGTGGCAGTGTTTTTTCCCGAAAACTCAGGGTCTTCTTCATCAAATACAATTTTAGGAATGGTCTCTTTCACAGAAGAGAAAACGAAAAGGTCTGTCCAATTGACAACCGAAGAATAAATATCCTTATCCTCGATGGGTTTGGAACCCAGAGATACACTTAAGAGAAAAACCAAAAGGAGATAAATTCGTTTCATAGTTAAGACTTCGGCAGAAGTTGGAATTTTCTTTCCAATTCGTTAAATTCCGTTATGAGGGGAACCCCCTTTGGAAGACTTTGCAAGACGTTTTTTCCATAGGACTTTGTATGCACCCGAGGGTCGAGAATACTCACCATTCCCGTATCCGACTGAGAGCGGATGAGACGACCGAATCCTTGGCGTAAGAGCAAACATGTTTTTGGAACTTGCATTTCCCAAAACGGACTTTTTCCCTTTCGTTCCATATCTTCCATCTTTGCTTGCAAAACAGGTTCCGTTGGCACCTGGAAGGGAAGTTTGGTCACAATTACGTTCCGGAGTTTATCTCCCTTAATGTCCACACCTTGCCAAAAACTAGAAACTCCAAAAAGCACACTCTTTTCATTGGCAAGGAACTCTCGTTTGGCGGCAATTGGACCCATTTCTGTTTGGGAAAAAATAGGATATGGAACCTGATGCCTTAACTCATCATAGAGTTCTGACAATAGTTTGTTGGATGTAAAAAGTACAAAGGCATCTCCTTCAGAAAGTTTGAGAAGGCGTGCGATCCAATAGGAAAGATCCGATTTATTTTTTCTCGGATCCTGGACAGGATCTGCTACTTGTTTGGGAACAAAAAGTAAGGAATGAGTGTTGTAAGCAAAAGGAGAAGCAAGTGTTTTGGTTTTGACCTCCGATGTTCCCACTTCTTTCAAAAAATACTGAAAGTTCCCTGCCGTCGGTGAGAGGGTAGCCGAAGTCATTACGACAGAATCCATATTGGGAAATAGTGTATTGGCCAAAATTTCATCGGTATTTTTCGGTTGAGAGAATAAATAATAGAATGGATCTTTTGCCGACTGCGGAGGTGGTTCAATCCAAAACACCAAGTTTGGATTGGTTTTTAATCGGAAGTCATTTAAAAAAGAGGAAGCCTTTTTTAGATTTCCAGAAACCATCTCTAAACCGAGAGCCATTTCTTTCTCTTCCATATCTTCACTATCTTTTTTATATTTAGAAAGTAGACTTTCCAATTGTGATGCTAAATCAGCTAAGGTATCTTCTAAAGCTCCATTATCGAGTTTGATTCGTTCAGTATGACGAGTGGAAAACTGATTGAATTGTAAAGGAATCGCAGAAAGTAACATACGGAAAAAATCATTCGCATAACCAATAGATGCTTCTACCGACTTCATTATTTTTTCGCTGTTTTTCAGTTTAAGAACAAGACCAGTCCGTTTTTCAGGGAAATAAAGATAGTGGAGTAAATTCATTAACAAGTCATAACGAATTTCTGATCCAAATGCTTTTCCCACAATTTCAGGAAAGGCGTGCGCTTCATCAATGACGAGTTGTGAAAATGCAGGAAGGAGTTTAAAATCTCCTGCCAAATGACTTGCCAGTAAGTGGTGGTTAACAATGAGAATATTGGCTTTTTTCCATTTTTCCTTTTCTAAAAAGTAATAAGAGGAACTGAAGTTAGGACAATTTCTCCCCAAACAGTTGTCAGACTCTCTAGAGACCGAGTTCCAAAAAGAATTGGATAAAAACCCATCAAATTCGGCACGAATTCCAGCCGTAGTCTGTTTTTCCCAATTCACAAAATATGGCAAAGAAGATTCCATCTCTGGCCCAAAATCACCACGTTCCATCACTCGACCATATTTTCGTTTGCAAAGATAATTACTCGCCCCAAGTGCCACCATAGCATTGATTGGGGCACCCAGTGCCTCAGAAACAAGAGGAATGTCTTTATAAAGTAATTGGTCTTGTAGTGCTTTTGTTTCTGTCGAAACGACAACGGTACATTCGTTTTCTAAAGAGAATAGGGCACTAGGAATCAAATATGCCAGGGATTTTCCCACACCAGTCCCCGCTTCTATCGCCCAATGAGAGCCAGTATTAAATGCGGATTCAATGGACGTTGACATATCCATCTGTTCTTTTCTAACTTCATAATCCTTCCAAAGTTTTGGAAGTTGGTTTTTAAATACAGTTTGTACGTCCAATCTAATGCCTGTTACGAAAAAGGAGAACAATACAAACAACTGTCAAACTGATCACGGAAACAAGAGATACTGCCATAATGAGTATCCCTTGCCAATTGAGTTCTTGGGGAGAAATATTCATGTGGCAACCTTATCCTTGGAATGGTTTAGAGCCTTGGAAACTAAAATATAGATGAATCCATAAATGATAAAAAGACCAATTACAACCGAACGAGCAACCACGGCTTTTGTTTTGGCATCTTCTACATTTTCTCCTTTGTTTTCCGCAAGAAGTCCCATAACTTCTGGATTCATTTTATCCAAATATTCAGGTAAGTTCATATAACAAAAGGAAACGAAGATAAAAAGTAGAAACCAAGGAGTGATGTACTTCAATACAAATCGAATCGAACGAGGAAATGGAATGAGGCTCCCTTCATTCGCATCCTTCACACCCCGATCCACACCAATCTTAAAAACAAAAATAAAAATTTGGATAGATGCCAAAATGTAAATCATTATGGTTCCGATATAAAAATCGGCAATGTCAAGGGCAGCAAAGTCTTTGTTGAAGTAAATGATAGGAAGGCAGAGACAAAATGTAAAAAGAAATAGAAGTAGGGAAGATTTCCTCCGACCAACATGAAATCCTTCTTCTAAAAATAAAATTCCAGGTTGTAACATGGTAACCGACGAAGTAATCGCTGCGAGAAACAATACAAGAAACCAGAGCCCTCCAAAAAAGGCACCACCGGGCATCATTCCAAAAACGGAAGGTAAAGCAATAAATCCCATTCCAAAAGTTCCAAAAGAAGTGGCCTGCATTCCTAAAAATAAAAATGCAACAGGGATGGTGATCATGCCACCAAACACCACTTCTGCGAATTCATTCAATGAAGCAGAGGATAAACTGGATAAAACAACATCGTCTTTTTTCTTTAAAAAACTAGAAAACACGAGAGCAATCCCAAACCCAGTGGATAAAGAAAAGAAAATTTGTCCTGCGGCGCTGATCCATACTTTTGGTTGGGTCAGTTTTGACCACTCGGGGTTCCACATAACAGCAAGGCCAGACTCAATTCCAGGAATGGTTAGAACACGAACAAGGATGATGGTGGCACAAATTCCCATAAGTGGCATGGCAATTTTAGCAAAGGCTTCCAGTCCTTTCGAAAGACCACGATAAACTAATAGAAAATTAAATAATACACAGAGGATAAAGAATACAAGGATCGGAGACTGGAAACTGGAACCATTGGCTTCGGCTCCCGTTAAATGCATAAAAAAAGTAGAGGCTTGTTTTGTCATCTCGTCTTGGGTAGACCCTGTCAGTGACATTTGCCCTGTAAGAAAATAATATGCGTAAGCCAAACACCAGGATTCAATGAATACATAGTACACATAAATCATCACAGGAATCATCACACCAATGGTTCCCGAAAGTTTGAGAGGGAATCCTTTTAGATACTCGCGAAAGATAAAGGGAGTGCTATGTCCATGTTTGCCACCCATGCGACCCATGGTCCACTCAGCCAAACAAACGGGAATTCCTAGAATGAGGAAACTAATGATGTATGGAACCATAAAGGCACCACCACCATTCTGTGCGGCTTGCCCAGGGAATCGTAAAAAATTTCCAAGTCCGATGGCACCACTTGCTACAGCCAAAATCAAACCGATACGACTTGCCCAGCCTTCTTGGTGGTGTTCCGCTTGTCTCTTTTCCATCAGGGACTATTGAATGTAGGAGGAATTATGTGACAAAATCTTTTTGTCTGAGAGAGAGAAAAAGCTAGGGCCCGTATGAGCCCCGCTTTGGTATTTTTCAAATTAGCCGAGAAATAGCTCGTTTTTTTCCATTTTCAGAACTTTGGAGACCAGATTCTTAAAATCTTCCGGTGGTTCCAAAAGTCCAAGTTCTACTTTTGACAAAAACGGAGTGGAAACCTTCAATTTCTTAGCGAAATCGTATTGTTTGATTCCTAACTCACGTCGGACTGCCCAAAGTTTGTTTTTCAATCCATTGGAAAACTCAGGATAGATGTCTTCCACTGCGCTTTCGTTAAAAAGCTTATCAACAGAGGTTTTGAGATATTTTGCACAAGACGACTTGAATTTTTCAGTCGGATCTTGGGCTCCAGTCTCAATTTTGGATAGGTAACTCGGAGAAACTCCTAGTGCCCTCGCCATATCGTACTGTTTGATACCTCTCTTCTTTCGAAGCATGTAAATGTGATTGTTCATTTATCCCCCCTAACAGTCAGAATATGTCAAATATGGCAAAATTCAATAAAAAAATTTTGCCATACTCCAAAACTTGCAGGGACTATAATGTAACTTCTTTTAAACGATCAGAAGCAATGACCAAGTTGTAAGTGGTCTTTAATCCAGAAACTTTTTGCTCAATAAATGAATTCCTTTGCGCTCCTTCCATTTCTGATTTGATTCGTTCACGAACTGCGCCATAAGGCTTAGGAATTCGATTTTGTGGGTTCTTTGGGTCTTGGTCAGCGTATGCGTATAATTTTCCTGCTTCGTAAGCATCTCGCATTTGAGCCTCAGTTACGGTCACAGGAATGGCTTTGATTTCATCTTGTAGCGATTTTAACGCCAAAGACACTTTCATTTTGTCCATTTGCATGAGATAACCAATCTCTGATCCCACATCTTGTACATCATCAGAAGTTTCAGCAATTTTTCCCTGGAGGATAGTAGATTGAAACAAATTGACCATATCCCAAGTTTTAGATTTTTCGTCTTTGTATTCTTGTTTTAGAATATTCGGAATCGCTTCAAAATCAGTCGACAAATCTTTCCAAGTGTAGTTTTTTCCATCACGAGTGGAATATAAAGTATAGTCTGGCGTAAATATTTTTGGATCGATATCGTTCGGACCAGTGAAACGTGGTAAATTAGCAACAGTGATTCCACTTTCTTCTGTAATTCGTTTCAGTTCTTTTTGGTATAATCCTTGTTCATACTCTTTCATGGTATGAGAAGCAAATTGATTGGCTTTGTCTGCTGATTCACCTTCTGTAAAATAAGTCACAGAAGCTTTTGTATCAGCATCGTCATGAGTTTTGCCATATTCAGCAGCTTCCGCTTTAAACTCATCAAAAATGGATGTGAAATATTTTTTTAATCTTTCTGGATGGACTTTCTCAGTACCTGTGGAACGAACTACATAAGCAATTCTTCCTTCACCTGCTTTAGCATAAGAAATAAAAGTCCCTTTTTTTGCTTTTTTTACTTCGGTTAAGATATCTTCCAAAGGTGTTTCTGCACAGTTGGTGCAAAAAGGTTCTAATTTCCCAGCAATTGGTCTTCTTGTAATGTCTTCTGTTACTTTTGAAATTTCTTCAGCAATTTCTTTATTTGAAAGTGAATTGAGTTTTGTTGCTAACTCTTCCGCTTTTTTCAAATTAGTTGCTTCGTCTTCTCCGCGAACTAGAGCTAATTGTAAATTTACAAATTCTAACGGTTTTTCTTTTAAACCATTTTTTACATACTCACGCATGTAAACGTTTAGTTTCAAAAATTGATTCACTAGAGATTCAATTTTTTGAACATCTGCTTCAGCAACTTTTTTGGTAGAGATAGCATCTTTTAGTAAGATTTTTTCTAAAGCGATACTTTCTAAAATTTTTGCTTGGATATCAGCACTAATCGGTTGCGGTTCTGTATTGCCTCGTTTGGAAGCCTCAATTACAAAGTTCATTTCTTTGCGAGTCACAGTTCCGCCATCAAATGTCGCAAGGATTTCAGAATCCTTAGAGCAATTGAGAAGTGGCACGAGTATCAAACCGAGCATACATACTCGAGTCAGAAGGTTGGTTAGATTCATTGGATTTCCTTGTCTATTTTTAAGTATTGTTTTAATATTTGCGGACAGGTTTTTCTGGTTTTTTGGGTTCTTGCGATTGCGGGAGTGTTTGTACCGGTTTCTCAGAAACAGCAGGAGATTTTTTGGCCAAAGCTTCGGGTCTAGAAACATTCAATTTGAGGATCTCTGATTTTTGATCTTCCAATTTATTCATTTCCGACGAAAACGTTTCTTTGAGGATGGGAGAATATTCCCGATCAGTGGCTAGGCGGTCGGTCAATTTTTTCAATTCAACTACGTCCCGATCCAGTTCTTCTAGTTTTTTGTATAAATGAGCAACAGTAACCTTCAAACACAGCTCCTTCCAAAAGTTTTATTTACTTGCAATAGAGTGCAAGAATGAAATAAGAAAAATAACAATTTTTATGAGCCTAGACGATTTAGTAGTTTCCACGGAAAAAATAGACACTGTGTATGTGACCAAATTGCAGGGAAACCTAAATAACTTCACTTCCGAGAAGTGCATCAAATCTGTGCTCAATTCCTTAAAACATGGATCCGTTATTTTGGATCTTGAGGAATTGAATATGGTAACCACTCAAGGGATCATCGCTTTCAAAACACTTAGCGAAGAAGCCTTTCTACATAAACACAAAATCATCTTAATCAATCTGCCGTTAAGCGTTAGACAAGCATTTTTAATGGCAGGAGTTCGTAATTTATTTCCCATCGCTAATAATGAAGAGGCCGCATTCAAAATGGCCTCAAGACCCAGTAGGTAAACCGTGAATTCAGGATTTAACTTTTTTCGTAAAATTTGGCATGTACTCGGGCTCATCATTCCCGTGACTCTTTTTTTTGATCCATTCAAGGATGCCTTCAGTCTAGTTTTTGCCACTAGGGCCATCTTAGTTTCCTTACTGGGAATCCTACTTGTCAGTTTATTGATTTTGGAATTTGTCAGACTGAATCACTCCGGTTTCGAAAATTTCTTTTATAAGTATTTTGGGTTCTTAATGAAAGAGTCAGAAAGAAAAAGATTCAATGGAACTGTTCCTTATTTTTTTGCCAACTTTCTTGTTGTTTTGTTTTTCCCAGCGGAAGTTGCCATTCTTGCGATTTTGTTTTTAGTGATTGGTGATCCTTTTGCGGCTTTTGTTGGAAGTAAGTATGGGAAACATCGATTTTATAATGGGAAGTCACTCGAAGGAA of the Leptospira kanakyensis genome contains:
- a CDS encoding sodium-dependent transporter, which codes for MEKRQAEHHQEGWASRIGLILAVASGAIGLGNFLRFPGQAAQNGGGAFMVPYIISFLILGIPVCLAEWTMGRMGGKHGHSTPFIFREYLKGFPLKLSGTIGVMIPVMIYVYYVFIESWCLAYAYYFLTGQMSLTGSTQDEMTKQASTFFMHLTGAEANGSSFQSPILVFFILCVLFNFLLVYRGLSKGLEAFAKIAMPLMGICATIILVRVLTIPGIESGLAVMWNPEWSKLTQPKVWISAAGQIFFSLSTGFGIALVFSSFLKKKDDVVLSSLSSASLNEFAEVVFGGMITIPVAFLFLGMQATSFGTFGMGFIALPSVFGMMPGGAFFGGLWFLVLFLAAITSSVTMLQPGILFLEEGFHVGRRKSSLLLFLFTFCLCLPIIYFNKDFAALDIADFYIGTIMIYILASIQIFIFVFKIGVDRGVKDANEGSLIPFPRSIRFVLKYITPWFLLFIFVSFCYMNLPEYLDKMNPEVMGLLAENKGENVEDAKTKAVVARSVVIGLFIIYGFIYILVSKALNHSKDKVAT
- a CDS encoding STAS domain-containing protein; this encodes MSLDDLVVSTEKIDTVYVTKLQGNLNNFTSEKCIKSVLNSLKHGSVILDLEELNMVTTQGIIAFKTLSEEAFLHKHKIILINLPLSVRQAFLMAGVRNLFPIANNEEAAFKMASRPSR
- a CDS encoding LIC12015 family putative lipoprotein, with amino-acid sequence MNLTNLLTRVCMLGLILVPLLNCSKDSEILATFDGGTVTRKEMNFVIEASKRGNTEPQPISADIQAKILESIALEKILLKDAISTKKVAEADVQKIESLVNQFLKLNVYMREYVKNGLKEKPLEFVNLQLALVRGEDEATNLKKAEELATKLNSLSNKEIAEEISKVTEDITRRPIAGKLEPFCTNCAETPLEDILTEVKKAKKGTFISYAKAGEGRIAYVVRSTGTEKVHPERLKKYFTSIFDEFKAEAAEYGKTHDDADTKASVTYFTEGESADKANQFASHTMKEYEQGLYQKELKRITEESGITVANLPRFTGPNDIDPKIFTPDYTLYSTRDGKNYTWKDLSTDFEAIPNILKQEYKDEKSKTWDMVNLFQSTILQGKIAETSDDVQDVGSEIGYLMQMDKMKVSLALKSLQDEIKAIPVTVTEAQMRDAYEAGKLYAYADQDPKNPQNRIPKPYGAVRERIKSEMEGAQRNSFIEQKVSGLKTTYNLVIASDRLKEVTL
- a CDS encoding diacylglycerol/polyprenol kinase family protein, coding for MNSGFNFFRKIWHVLGLIIPVTLFFDPFKDAFSLVFATRAILVSLLGILLVSLLILEFVRLNHSGFENFFYKYFGFLMKESERKRFNGTVPYFFANFLVVLFFPAEVAILAILFLVIGDPFAAFVGSKYGKHRFYNGKSLEGIIGFLFPAFIFSILALFLITKSEPGSFLAILDGQGNLLWTPIYLVFFSVVSACVTEFFANTTAKGLVDDNLLIPIVGAVVLSVLSLLYLDYTPMDFFFDPKALYIQK
- a CDS encoding helix-turn-helix domain-containing protein — encoded protein: MLRKKRGIKQYDMARALGVSPSYLSKIETGAQDPTEKFKSSCAKYLKTSVDKLFNESAVEDIYPEFSNGLKNKLWAVRRELGIKQYDFAKKLKVSTPFLSKVELGLLEPPEDFKNLVSKVLKMEKNELFLG
- a CDS encoding ATP-dependent DNA helicase, which produces MDVQTVFKNQLPKLWKDYEVRKEQMDMSTSIESAFNTGSHWAIEAGTGVGKSLAYLIPSALFSLENECTVVVSTETKALQDQLLYKDIPLVSEALGAPINAMVALGASNYLCKRKYGRVMERGDFGPEMESSLPYFVNWEKQTTAGIRAEFDGFLSNSFWNSVSRESDNCLGRNCPNFSSSYYFLEKEKWKKANILIVNHHLLASHLAGDFKLLPAFSQLVIDEAHAFPEIVGKAFGSEIRYDLLMNLLHYLYFPEKRTGLVLKLKNSEKIMKSVEASIGYANDFFRMLLSAIPLQFNQFSTRHTERIKLDNGALEDTLADLASQLESLLSKYKKDSEDMEEKEMALGLEMVSGNLKKASSFLNDFRLKTNPNLVFWIEPPPQSAKDPFYYLFSQPKNTDEILANTLFPNMDSVVMTSATLSPTAGNFQYFLKEVGTSEVKTKTLASPFAYNTHSLLFVPKQVADPVQDPRKNKSDLSYWIARLLKLSEGDAFVLFTSNKLLSELYDELRHQVPYPIFSQTEMGPIAAKREFLANEKSVLFGVSSFWQGVDIKGDKLRNVIVTKLPFQVPTEPVLQAKMEDMERKGKSPFWEMQVPKTCLLLRQGFGRLIRSQSDTGMVSILDPRVHTKSYGKNVLQSLPKGVPLITEFNELERKFQLLPKS